In Cicer arietinum cultivar CDC Frontier isolate Library 1 chromosome 1, Cicar.CDCFrontier_v2.0, whole genome shotgun sequence, one DNA window encodes the following:
- the LOC101507006 gene encoding subtilisin-like protease SBT2.6: MRLLVEFGCVFMILFALVLYGEAEVYIVTVEGEPIISYTGGIDGFEATAVESDEKIDTSSESVTSYARHLENRHDMLLGMLFDRGTYTKLYSYRHLINGFAVHLSPEQVETLRHAPGVKSIERDWKVRRLTTHTPEFLGLPTSVWPTGGGCDRAGEDIVIGFVDSGIYPHHPSFATHNTEPYGPLSKYRGKCEVDPETKKSFCNGKIIGAQHFAQAAKASGAFNPSIDFASPLDGDGHGSHTASIAAGRNGIPVRLHGHEFGKASGMAPRARIAVYKALYRLFGGFVADVVAALDQAVHDGVDILSLSVGPNSPPAATKTTFLNPFDATLLGAVKAGVFVAQAAGNGGPFPKSLVSYSPWIVSVAAAIDDRRYKNHLTLGNGKILAGLGLSPSTHLNQTYTLVAANDALLDSSVMKYSPLDCQRPEVLNKNLIKGKILLCGYSFNFVVGTASIKKVSETAKALGAVGFVLCVENVSPGTKFDPVPVGLPGILITDVSKSKELIDYYNISTSRDWTGRVKTFKGIGKIGDGLRPILHKSAPQVASFSARGPNIKDFSFQDADLLKPDILAPGSLIWAAWSLNGTDDSNYDGEGFAMMSGTSMAAPHIAGIAALLKQKHPRWSPAAIKSALLTTSTTLDRAGSPILAQQYSETEAVKLVRATPFDYGSGHVNPRAAMDPGLIFDAGYNDYLGFLCTTPGIDVHEIKNYTNSPCNKTMGQPYNLNTPSITISHLVRTQIATRTVTNVAKEVETYVMTARMQPAIAIEVNPPAITIKAGASRRFTVTLTVRTVTGTYSFGEVLMKGSRGHKVRIPVLANGYSR, encoded by the exons ATGAGGTTGTTGGTGGAGTTTGGGTGTGTATTTATGATTCTATTTGCTCTTGTGTTATATGGTGAGGCAGAGGTTTACATAGTAACTGTTGAAGGTGAGCCTATCATAAGTTACACTGGTGGTATTGATGGGTTTGAAGCCACTGCTGTTGAATCTGATGAGAAGATTGATACCTCAAG TGAGTCGGTGACTTCTTATGCGCGCCATCTTGAAAATAGACATGATATGCTTCTGGGGATGCTGTTTGACCGTGGGACATATACGAAACTCTATAGCTATAGACATCTTATAAATGGGTTTGCAGTTCATCTTTCCCCAGAACAG GTAGAAACTCTTAGACACGCTCCTGGTGTGAAATCTATTGAGAGGGACTGGAAAGTGAGGAGACTTACAACGCATACGCCAGAATTTTTGGGGCTTCCAACCAGTGTTTGGCCAACAGGAGGCGGCTGTGATAGGGCTGGAGAGGACATTGTGATTGGATTTGTCGACTCTGGGATATATCCTCACCACCCAAGCTTTGCGACTCATAATACTGAACCATATGGACCACTTTCAAAATATAGAGGAAAATGTGAAGTTGATCCTGAGACTAAAAAAAGTTTCTGTAATGGAAAGATTATAGGAGCACAACATTTTGCTCAAGCTGCAAAAGCTTCTGGAGCATTTAATCCTTCAATTGATTTTGCGTCTCCTCTCGATGGAGATGGCCATGGAAG TCATACAGCCTCTATTGCAGCTGGAAGAAATGGAATTCCTGTGAGGCTGCATGGACATGAATTTGGTAAAGCAAGTGGAATGGCTCCCCGTGCCAG GATTGCTGTGTACAAAGCACTCTATAGACTGTTTGGAGGGTTTGTTGCAGATGTAGTTGCTGCACTTGATCAG GCTGTACATGATGGAGTGGATATACTCAGCCTTTCAGTTGGACCAAATAGCCCGCCCGCCGCCACGAAAACCACGTTTTTGAATCCTTTTGATGCTACACTTCTTGGGGCTGTGAAAGCTGGTGTGTTTGTTGCACAGGCTGCAGGAAATGGTGGCCCTTTTCCTAAGTCATTAGTTTCATATAGTCCGTGGATAGTATCTGTGGCAGCTGCAATTGATGATCGTAGATATAAAAACCATCTGACCCTTGGAAATGGAAAAATCTTAGCAGGACTTGGGTTGTCAC CTTCTACACATTTAAACCAAACATACACATTGGTTGCTGCAAACGACGCGCTGCTAGATTCTTCAGTTATGAAGTACAGCCCATTAGATTGCCAGAGACCAGAGGTCCTAAACAAGAATTTGATAAAGGGGAAAATTCTTCTCTGTGGCTattctttcaactttgttgtTGGTACTGCATCAATAAAGAAAGTTTCAGAAACAGCAAAGGCCCTTGGAGCAGTTGGATTTGTTCTCTGTGTAGAAAATGTTTCTCCTGGAACGAAGTTTGACCCCGTCCCTGTTGGCCTTCCTGGGATTCTAATCACAGATGTCAGCAAGTCAAAG GAATTGATAGATTATTATAATATCTCCACATCAAGAGACTGGACTGGAAGAGTGAAGACTTTCAAAGGTATAGGTAAAATTGGGGATGGTTTGAGGCCTATTCTCCATAAATCCGCACCACAGGTGGCATCATTCTCTGCTAGAGGGCCAAATATAAAGGATTTCAGCTTCCAAGACGCCGACCTCCTTAAACCAGATATATTAGCTCCGGGTTCGTTGATTTGGGCTGCTTGGTCTCTAAACGGAACTGATGATTCAAATTATGATG GAGAAGGATTTGCCATGATGTCTGGAACTAGCATGGCTGCCCCACACATTGCTGGAATTGCTGCTCTTTTAAAGCAGAAACATCCACGTTGGAGCCCTGCAGCCATTAAATCAGCCTTGCTTACAACATCAACAACTCTAGACAGAGCAGGAAGCCCAATTCTAGCACAGCAATATTCTGAAACAGAAGCCGTGAAACTGGTCAGAGCCACTCCTTTTGATTATGGAAGTGGACATGTGAATCCAAGAGCAGCCATGGACCCTGGGCTCATCTTTGATGCAG GATACAACGACTATTTAGGATTCTTGTGCACAACACCTGGCATTGATGTTCATGAGATAAAGAACTACACAAACTCACCATGTAACAAAACTATGGGCCAGCCATATAATTTAAACACTCCATCCATTACAATTTCCCATCTTGTGAGAACTCAAATTGCAACCCGCACAGTCACAAATGTTGCTAAGGAAGTAGAAACCTACGTGATGACAGCTAGAATGCAACCAGCAATTGCCATTGAAGTGAACCCTCCAGCAATAACCATCAAAGCTGGTGCATCACGTAGGTTTACCGTGACACTTACTGTTCGGACAGTGACAGGAACATATAGTTTTGGAGAGGTTTTGATGAAGGGAAGTAGAGGACACAAAGTGAGGATCCCTGTTCTGGCTAATGGTTACTCAAGATAG
- the LOC101507754 gene encoding DNA-directed RNA polymerase I subunit rpa49 has product MDSEPQSKKKTKNKKKKQTEPEPEPVQAKVKVVRENPNKIPPYIGYFPSGFDPVKSTSVSAGFQVYRNKNMTKRLELVVSPAGSSVDFVGTNYMGEATGSHRSMYALGVFDKESQTLKVVPIGANKIFRLDPKVKGVEYNLYKESANGTVEELSPEQTAAKRRHSTAVLGTKRHIESTNKILDMRKDDEPESKKNLVEKMKNVVVNEAALANTEATVSRNIPPYDTSATTPQEAYVLDRIILEREWSYLEDIYYILEQGEAANFSAYPIFIRNRIGRLKKIEDESEKKKQFCILSYINHLIKFKDQHSMDGVSSAKSHKIPTILRSKFLTMFDVSESKRLPTEKINLLISYVLVLTLFIDGFQTDYKDIAKDLRMSLIPLRLLYEHLGGKIVFQDKKSYAILPIPLTFPELKQKKRKR; this is encoded by the exons ATGGACTCTGAACcccaatccaaaaagaaaacaaaaaacaaaaagaaaaagcaaacTGAACCTGAGCCTGAACCGGTTCAGGCAAAAGTCAAAGTTGTCCGTGAGAATCCAAACAAAATACCTCCATATATTGGTTATTTTCCTTCTGGTTTTGATCCGGTGAAGTCGACTTCTGTTTCGGCCGGTTTCCAAGTATATCGAAACAAGAACATGACTAAGAGGCTTGAGCTTGTTGTTAGTCCTGCTGGCTCTTCGGTTGATTTCGTCGGAACAAATTATATGGGTGAGGCTACGGGCTCACACCGATCAATGTATGCTCTTGGTGTGTTTGATAAGGAATCTCAGACACTTAAGGTTGTGCCTATTGGTGCTAACAAG ATATTCAGATTGGATCCCAAAGTTAAAGGCGTtgaatataacttatataaggAGTCTGCGAATGGGACGGTAGAGGAGTTGAGCCCAGAGCAGACGGCAGCGAAAAGGCGACATTCTACTGCTGTTTTGGGAACAAAGAGGCATATTGAGTCG ACTAATAAGATTCTTGATATGAGAAAAGATGACGAACCTGAGTCTAAAAAAAATCTGgttgagaaaatgaaaaatgttgttgtaaatgAAGCGGCTCTTGCAAATACAGAAGCTACTGTTTCTCGCAATATACCACCATATGATACTTCTGCGACTACACCTCAGGAGGCTTATGTATTGGACAGAATCATCCTTGAGAGAGAATGGAGTTATCTTGAAgacatttattatattttggaaCAGGGAGAAGCAGCAAACTTCAGTGCTTACCCAATATTTATTCGCAACAGGATAGGCAGATTAAAGAAGATTGAG GATGAGTCAGAAAAGAAGAAGCAATTTTGCATACTCTCATACATCAACCATCTTATCAAGTTCAAAGATCAGCACTCTATGGATGGTGTTTCCTCTGCAAAGTCCCACAAAATTCCCACTATTTTGCGTTCTAAATTTTTAACGATGTTTGATGTTTCTGAATCAAAAAGGCTGCCAACTGAAAAGATTAATCTTCTCATTTCTTATGTTTTGGTGCTCACACTTTTCATCGATGGGTTCCAAACTGACTACAAAGATATAGCAAAGGATCTGAGGATGTCTCTAATACCCCTAAGACTCCTCTATGAGCATTTGGGTGGCAAAATTGTATTCCAGGACAAGAAATCCTATGCCATACTTCCTATCCCACTTACATTCCCTGAGTTAAAGCAAAAGAAGAGGAAAAGATAG